A genome region from Platichthys flesus chromosome 12, fPlaFle2.1, whole genome shotgun sequence includes the following:
- the socs5b gene encoding suppressor of cytokine signaling 5b, producing MWSNLKNKCQTLFQNNSSGLSETRVEADAVPCVVDLCQGGSSGDAHASGASSPTRSLLPVPMVTSGRRHHNCVSDIPQIVEISMDKDSEDVRGGSGAVPHARRDSYSRHAPWGGKKKHSCSTKTQSSLEADRRSGRLRGSGNRRERRYGVSSLQEMSDSGGRSLNSRSLRQRLSDTVGLCLPLPTRRRSRSSKNPVTSKRKIHLTELMLETCPFPPGSDLAHKWHLIKQHTAPVSPHSSTALLDAFDPAQTSPEDEEERLRERRRLSIEEGVDPPPNAQIHTLEASVPGSSLYKLGPKMAPGIGEASGDGRASGTGSSLGAGSSGACGPVPGASASTQDCDSEEDSTTLCLQARRPKQRHASGEGHLSRQQPGPWKVHTQIDYIHCLVPDLMQITALPCYWGVMDRYEAESLLDGRPEGTFLLRDSAQEDYLFSVSFRRYNRSLHARIEQWNHNFSFDAHDPCVFHSSTVTGLLEHYKDPSACMFFEPLLTAPLHRTFPFGLQHLARAAICRWTTYDGIGSLPLPPALQDFLKEYHYKQKVRVRWLEREPPLKVK from the coding sequence ATGTGGAGCAACCTGAAGAACAAATGCCAGACACTGTTCCAAAACAACAGTTCAGGACTCAGTGAGACCAGGGTTGAGGCAGATGCTGTCCCCTGTGTGGTGGATCTTTGCCAAGGAGGCAGCTCAGGTGATGCACATGCATCAGGAGCCTCCAGCCCAACACGGAGCCTCCTACCAGTGCCAATGGTAACATCAGGGCGCCGCCATCACAACTGTGTGTCGGACATCCCTCAGATAGTAGAGATAAGTATGGACAAGGACTCAGAGGATGTGCGAGGTGGGTCGGGGGCTGTTCCCCATGCAAGGAGAGACTCCTATTCCCGTCATGCTCCATGGGGGGGCAAGAAAAAACACTCATGTTCCACAAAAACCCAGAGCTCTCTGGAAGCAGATAGGCGTTCTGGGCGTTTACGGGGGAGTGGGAACCGTAGGGAAAGGCGTTATGGAGTCAGCTCCCTCCAGGAGATGAGTGACTCTGGAGGACGCAGTCTAAATTCCCGGTCTTTGCGTCAACGGCTAAGTGATACAGTGGGACTGTGCTTACCCCTACCTACTCGTAGACGCTCCCGTTCATCAAAGAACCCTGTCACCTCTAAACGTAAGATTCACCTTACAGAGCTCATGCTAGAAACGTGCCCCTTCCCACCTGGCTCAGACCTTGCTCACAAGTGGCACTTGATCAAGCAACACACAGCACCGGTCAGCCCGCATTCCTCCACTGCCCTGCTTGATGCCTTTGACCCGGCCCAGACCTctcctgaggatgaagaggaacgCCTACGTGAGCGCCGCCGACTTAGCATTGAGGAAGGTGTGGACCCACCACCTAATGCACAGATCCACACCCTGGAGGCCTCAGTGCCGGGCTCCTCTCTCTACAAACTGGGACCAAAGATGGCTCCTGGCATTGGAGAAGCCTCTGGGGATGGCCGGGCCTCAGGGACTGGCAGCTCCTTGGGTGCTGGATCATCAGGGGCCTGTGGGCCAGTGCCGGGGGCTTCAGCGTCAACTCAGGACTGTGACTCTGAGGAGGATTCAACCACCCTCTGTCTACAGGCCAGGAGGCCCAAGCAGAGGCATGCCTCTGGGGAGGGTCACCTGAGCCGGCAGCAGCCTGGCCCCTGGAAGGTTCACACCCAGATAGACTACATCCACTGTCTGGTGCCTGACCTAATGCAGATCACAGCTCTGCCCTGTTACTGGGGTGTGATGGACCGCTATGAGGCTGAGTCTCTGCTGGATGGACGGCCAGAGGGCACCTTCCTGCTGCGTGACTCTGCCCAAGAGGACTACCTCTTCTCCGTTAGCTTCCGCCGTTACAACCGCTCACTGCACGCCCGAATCGAGCAATGGAACCACAACTTCAGCTTTGACGCTCATGATCCTTGTGTATTCCACTCTTCCACCGTCACAGGACTGCTCGAGCACTACAAGGACCCCAGCGCCTGCATGTTTTTTGAACCGCTGCTCACAGCACCTCTCCATCGAACCTTCCCCTTTGGGCTGCAGCACCTGGCACGAGCTGCCATCTGCCGCTGGACCACATACGATGGAATAGGCTCTTTGCCGCTGCCCCCTGCCCTGCAGGACTTCCTCAAGGAGTATCACTATAAACAAAAAGTACGAGTACGCTGGCTGGAGAGAGAACCGCCACTCAAGGTCAAATAG